From the Laribacter hongkongensis DSM 14985 genome, one window contains:
- a CDS encoding helix-turn-helix transcriptional regulator — protein MPSAAAPIETLLFRKDYETAAPAHSHNYLELVFPLDAPLQVHLEDLDMFRVHPGEVLLVPAFLSHSLQADRLHQRWLVLRLHLHKLHLMLAGTLYGGAIERFHQTGNHGRLLLNHAATEVWRHTNALGEHGTLHDLHHLAALLALVCSPCPPEDEWVVPRKRRSDREITFCNALNELIEADPAHDWSLDRLAQHFHMSKSTFCRTVRKNLGLPFHHWLLDKKIRLACLYLQQSDQSVQSIAVQLGFSSATYFTKVFKKHVGHTPSSFRLPPEPVPQPERSPIQFYR, from the coding sequence ATGCCGTCTGCCGCCGCGCCCATCGAAACCCTGCTGTTCCGCAAGGACTATGAAACCGCTGCGCCTGCGCACAGCCACAACTATCTCGAGCTGGTGTTTCCGCTCGACGCACCGTTGCAGGTACATCTGGAAGACCTGGACATGTTCCGGGTCCATCCCGGTGAAGTCCTGCTGGTCCCGGCCTTCCTGTCACACTCGCTGCAGGCCGACCGCCTGCACCAGCGCTGGCTGGTCCTGCGCCTGCACCTGCACAAACTGCACCTGATGCTGGCCGGCACCCTGTACGGCGGCGCCATCGAACGCTTTCACCAGACCGGCAACCACGGCCGGCTGCTGCTCAACCATGCGGCGACCGAAGTCTGGCGCCACACCAATGCCCTGGGCGAACACGGTACCCTGCACGACCTGCATCATCTGGCGGCGCTGCTGGCGCTGGTATGCAGCCCTTGTCCGCCGGAGGACGAATGGGTGGTGCCGCGCAAGCGCCGCTCCGACCGCGAAATCACGTTCTGCAATGCCCTCAACGAACTGATCGAGGCCGATCCGGCCCACGACTGGTCACTGGACCGGCTGGCGCAACACTTTCACATGTCCAAATCGACCTTCTGCCGCACCGTCCGCAAAAACCTCGGCCTGCCGTTCCATCACTGGCTGCTCGACAAGAAAATCCGGCTGGCCTGCCTGTACCTGCAACAGTCCGACCAGTCGGTCCAGTCCATCGCCGTCCAGCTGGGATTTTCGTCAGCCACCTATTTCACCAAAGTGTTCAAGAAGCATGTCGGCCACACCCCCAGCAGCTTTCGCCTGCCGCCGGAACCTGTGCCGCAACCGGAGCGCAGTCCGATCCAGTTCTATCGCTGA
- a CDS encoding hemerythrin domain-containing protein, translated as MLPFARPAPAADDPLGLLAACHDKVRRFAGMLERLPAHVEQHGMDAGTATSVRQILRYFDVAGPLHHQDEERDLFPLLRRHVPELAPVLAGLEQEHAALGAQWQVLRQQLQGLLVQPETLPDAGLCRQFAYQYCAHAVQEEAVPFAEAARCLDAGELLALSQAMVARRQAG; from the coding sequence ATGCTGCCTTTTGCCCGTCCGGCTCCGGCCGCCGATGATCCCCTGGGCCTGCTGGCCGCCTGCCACGACAAGGTCCGCCGTTTTGCCGGCATGCTGGAGCGCCTGCCGGCCCATGTAGAGCAGCACGGCATGGATGCCGGGACGGCAACGAGCGTGCGCCAGATCCTGCGCTATTTCGACGTGGCCGGTCCGCTTCATCACCAGGACGAAGAACGTGACCTGTTCCCGCTGCTGCGCCGGCATGTGCCGGAACTGGCGCCGGTACTGGCCGGGCTGGAACAGGAACACGCAGCCCTGGGTGCGCAGTGGCAGGTCCTGCGCCAGCAGTTGCAGGGCCTGCTGGTACAGCCGGAGACCCTGCCCGATGCCGGACTGTGCCGGCAGTTTGCCTACCAGTACTGCGCGCATGCCGTGCAGGAAGAAGCCGTCCCGTTTGCCGAGGCTGCCCGTTGCCTCGACGCCGGCGAGCTGCTGGCCCTGTCGCAGGCCATGGTGGCACGACGGCAGGCCGGCTAG
- the ampD gene encoding 1,6-anhydro-N-acetylmuramyl-L-alanine amidase AmpD, with protein sequence MLIDPNGWCDAARPCLSPNHDARPAGAGPDLVILHHISLPPDSYGGPAIERLFTNTLEADAHPYYRDVAHLRVSSHFLIRRDGELVQFVPTCRRAWHAGQSHWQGRERCNDFSIGIELEGNLSDPFTDAQYRVLTALLAALPQRHPQLAAITGHEHVAPGRKTDPGPMFDWLRLARATSLPCILPSLR encoded by the coding sequence ATGCTGATCGATCCCAACGGCTGGTGCGATGCCGCCCGCCCGTGCCTGTCTCCCAACCACGATGCCCGCCCGGCCGGGGCCGGACCGGACCTTGTCATCCTGCACCACATCAGCCTGCCGCCGGACAGCTACGGCGGGCCGGCCATCGAGCGCCTGTTCACCAACACGCTGGAAGCCGATGCCCATCCTTACTATCGCGACGTGGCGCACCTGCGGGTATCCAGCCACTTCCTGATCCGCCGCGACGGCGAACTGGTGCAGTTTGTCCCGACCTGCCGGCGCGCCTGGCATGCCGGCCAGTCGCACTGGCAGGGCCGTGAGCGCTGCAACGATTTCTCCATCGGCATCGAGCTGGAAGGCAACCTGTCCGATCCCTTCACCGACGCCCAGTACCGGGTGCTGACCGCCCTCCTGGCCGCCCTGCCGCAGCGCCATCCGCAACTGGCAGCCATCACCGGCCACGAGCATGTCGCGCCGGGCCGCAAGACCGATCCGGGCCCGATGTTCGACTGGCTGCGACTCGCCCGCGCCACCAGCCTGCCCTGCATCCTGCCTTCATTGCGTTAA
- the dcuC gene encoding C4-dicarboxylate transporter DcuC → MELLFVLPVLALVIYGIVKDYNPQAVLAIAGMALFVIAFWSGIHPILPAAKSTGLPLFDLFEVFKGIFSKRAAALGLTIMAVAGFATYMSHIGASQALVRVAVRPVAGIRSSYVMLMVCYLVAVFVSLFVTSATGLGLLLMVTMYPVMRNLGISPGAAVGVIATSQAFEIGPTQTNAIFSAGQAGLDPTSYFVDYQIWLVAPMLVVTMLLHYFWQRHCDRAQGWDPASHRGEHAELDEQGSEDKQAPGWYALLPVIPFGLMMVFSKLVIDDIRVSVEVAMLLTVFAGMACELVRTRSVRESLSGFNSFLEGMGKVFGPVVALIVCAELFAESLKAIGAIDALLHSADGAGLGATFMTLVLVGLIMAAAVVMGSGNASFLSFATLAPTVAAKFGVPAVTMLLPMQLASSIGRSVSPIAAVVIACAGIARVSPFEIVKRTSVPMTGALLTALLLNYFLFM, encoded by the coding sequence ATGGAACTGTTGTTCGTCCTGCCCGTCCTGGCGCTCGTCATCTACGGCATCGTCAAGGACTACAACCCGCAGGCCGTGCTGGCGATTGCCGGCATGGCCCTGTTTGTCATCGCCTTCTGGAGCGGCATCCACCCGATCCTGCCGGCGGCCAAAAGCACCGGGCTGCCGCTTTTTGACCTCTTTGAAGTGTTCAAGGGCATTTTCTCGAAGCGGGCTGCCGCACTCGGCCTGACCATCATGGCCGTGGCCGGTTTTGCCACCTACATGTCGCACATCGGTGCCTCGCAGGCGCTGGTGCGGGTAGCGGTCAGGCCGGTGGCCGGCATCCGCTCCAGCTACGTCATGCTGATGGTGTGCTATCTGGTCGCCGTATTCGTGTCGCTGTTCGTGACCTCGGCCACCGGCCTTGGCCTGCTGCTGATGGTCACCATGTATCCGGTGATGCGTAACCTCGGCATCAGCCCCGGTGCCGCCGTAGGGGTGATCGCCACCTCGCAGGCGTTCGAGATCGGGCCGACCCAGACCAATGCCATCTTCTCGGCCGGCCAGGCCGGGCTGGACCCGACCAGTTACTTCGTCGACTACCAGATCTGGCTGGTGGCCCCGATGCTGGTCGTCACCATGCTGCTGCACTACTTCTGGCAGCGCCACTGCGACCGTGCGCAGGGCTGGGATCCGGCCAGCCACCGTGGCGAGCACGCCGAACTGGACGAGCAGGGCAGCGAGGACAAACAGGCACCGGGCTGGTACGCGCTGCTGCCGGTCATCCCCTTCGGCCTGATGATGGTGTTTTCCAAGCTGGTGATCGACGACATCAGGGTCAGCGTCGAAGTGGCGATGCTGCTGACAGTGTTTGCCGGCATGGCCTGCGAACTGGTGCGCACACGCTCGGTGCGCGAATCGCTGTCCGGCTTCAACAGTTTCCTGGAAGGCATGGGCAAGGTGTTCGGCCCGGTGGTGGCACTGATCGTCTGCGCCGAGCTGTTTGCCGAGTCGCTCAAGGCCATCGGTGCCATCGACGCGCTGCTGCATTCGGCCGACGGCGCCGGACTGGGCGCCACCTTCATGACCCTGGTACTGGTCGGCCTCATCATGGCCGCTGCCGTGGTCATGGGTTCGGGCAATGCCTCGTTCCTCAGCTTTGCCACGCTGGCACCGACGGTGGCGGCCAAGTTCGGCGTTCCGGCCGTGACCATGCTGCTGCCGATGCAGCTGGCATCCAGCATCGGCCGCTCGGTGTCGCCGATTGCAGCGGTAGTGATCGCCTGCGCCGGCATCGCCCGCGTGTCGCCGTTCGAAATCGTCAAGCGCACCAGCGTGCCGATGACCGGCGCGCTCCTGACCGCCCTGCTGCTGAACTACTTCCTCTTCATGTAA
- a CDS encoding M20 family metallopeptidase — translation MTFPLQAFLADLEPLINTDCGSRTPAGVARIADLMTAHYAALGWQVTRHQLDAASGPCLEITNAPGATQYDVMLSGHMDTVFPVGTAARRPLRVEGSTAYGPGVSDMKGGVLAMLYALRGLDPAVLARLKVVVCLNCDEEIGSPSSRDWLVATARKSRCVLVCEAARANGDLVKARKGNAKYRLAFHGKAAHAGTSLRDGISAITELAHWTLAINGLVNFDTGTTLNVGMVQGGTGVNVVPDFAEAIVDLRFWNNDEADAIHARLEAMAASPFVPGCRIEVERQTYKPAMRPTAGTEALMRVVEEVAASEGIAFGWQEAGGGSDANFTAAAGIPSLDGFGPQGGGFHAESEFLMLDSVGPRVRLLQGVLARLAG, via the coding sequence ATGACCTTTCCGCTGCAAGCCTTTCTTGCCGACCTCGAACCCCTGATCAATACCGACTGCGGCAGCCGGACGCCGGCAGGCGTGGCCCGTATCGCCGACCTGATGACCGCGCATTACGCAGCACTGGGCTGGCAGGTGACCCGCCACCAGCTCGATGCGGCCAGCGGTCCCTGCCTGGAAATCACCAATGCGCCGGGTGCGACCCAATACGACGTGATGCTGTCGGGCCACATGGATACCGTGTTTCCGGTCGGCACAGCCGCCCGCCGTCCCCTGCGCGTGGAAGGCTCCACCGCCTACGGTCCCGGTGTGTCGGACATGAAGGGCGGCGTGCTGGCCATGCTGTACGCGCTGCGCGGACTCGACCCGGCGGTGCTGGCACGGCTGAAGGTGGTGGTATGCCTCAACTGCGACGAGGAAATCGGCTCGCCCTCTTCGCGTGACTGGCTGGTGGCCACGGCCCGCAAGAGCCGTTGCGTGCTGGTGTGCGAAGCCGCCCGCGCCAACGGGGACCTCGTCAAGGCCCGCAAGGGCAATGCCAAGTACCGCCTGGCCTTCCACGGCAAGGCCGCCCATGCCGGTACCTCGCTGCGGGACGGCATTTCGGCCATCACCGAGCTGGCACACTGGACGCTGGCCATCAACGGGCTGGTGAATTTCGATACCGGCACCACGCTGAATGTCGGCATGGTGCAGGGCGGTACCGGCGTCAACGTGGTGCCCGATTTTGCCGAGGCGATTGTCGACCTGCGGTTCTGGAACAACGACGAAGCCGACGCCATCCACGCCCGTCTGGAAGCCATGGCCGCCAGCCCGTTCGTGCCGGGATGCCGGATCGAAGTCGAACGCCAGACCTACAAGCCGGCCATGCGGCCGACTGCCGGAACCGAGGCGCTGATGCGCGTGGTGGAAGAAGTCGCTGCCAGCGAGGGCATCGCTTTTGGCTGGCAGGAGGCCGGCGGCGGCTCGGACGCCAACTTCACTGCCGCAGCCGGCATTCCGTCGCTGGACGGTTTTGGCCCGCAGGGCGGCGGGTTCCACGCCGAAAGCGAGTTCCTGATGCTGGACAGCGTCGGGCCGCGCGTCCGCCTGCTGCAAGGCGTACTGGCGCGGCTGGCCGGCTGA
- the kup gene encoding low affinity potassium transporter Kup gives MQNLEHRDALPPLVLAALGIVFGDIGTSPLYTLKECFSPLYGLAPSTGNVLGILSLIFWSISLVVSLKYVAYVLRADNRGEGGVMALMALAKRARPRWRYGLMIIGIAGASLFYGDAVITPAISVLSAVEGLAVVAPQFETYVLPLALTVLVALFLLQRFGTARVGALFGPVMVLWFGTLAGLGVWQILQNPEVLKALNPVHAVVFFVEHRTAAFFALGAVVLALTGGEALYADMGHFGRRPIRWAWFGLVLPALTLNYFGQGALLLANPAAVENPFFNLAPSWGTLPLVVLATAATVIASQAVISGAYSLTRQAVQLGYCPRVDIRHTSEREIGQIYIPVVNWALLAAVVLVILVFGTSSSLAAAYGIAVTGTMVLTTLLAFVVSRYRWRWPLWASLLVTGFFLTLDLSFFSANILKVLDGGWLPLLMGLLIFTLLTTWKRGREILYERLFADELPLDDFIGNLEAYPPTRVEGTAVFMTGSTEGIPHALLHNLKHNKVLHQRVVLMTIKNLDEPYVNDDTRVHIRQLSPSFWQVVARYGFKESPGIPQVLALCAEQELVFEEMDTSFFLSRETLVSTRRPGMARWREKLFAIMSRNATRVTDYFHIPANRVVEMGTMVEI, from the coding sequence ATGCAGAACCTTGAACACCGCGACGCCCTGCCGCCGCTGGTCCTGGCCGCACTGGGTATCGTGTTTGGCGATATCGGGACGAGCCCGCTTTATACCCTGAAGGAATGCTTTTCGCCGCTCTACGGGCTGGCGCCTTCCACGGGCAACGTGCTGGGCATCCTGTCGCTGATTTTCTGGTCGATCTCGCTGGTGGTGTCGCTCAAGTACGTGGCCTACGTCCTGCGGGCCGACAACCGCGGCGAGGGCGGCGTGATGGCGCTGATGGCGCTCGCCAAGCGGGCCCGGCCGCGCTGGCGCTACGGGCTGATGATCATCGGCATTGCCGGTGCCTCGCTGTTTTACGGCGATGCGGTGATCACGCCGGCCATTTCGGTGCTGTCGGCCGTCGAAGGGCTGGCAGTGGTGGCGCCGCAGTTCGAAACCTACGTGCTGCCGCTGGCCCTGACCGTACTGGTGGCACTGTTCCTGCTGCAACGCTTCGGCACGGCGCGCGTCGGCGCGCTGTTCGGGCCGGTCATGGTGCTGTGGTTCGGCACGCTGGCCGGGCTGGGCGTATGGCAGATCCTGCAGAATCCGGAAGTGCTCAAGGCGCTCAACCCGGTCCACGCCGTGGTGTTTTTCGTCGAACACCGCACGGCGGCCTTCTTCGCGCTGGGCGCCGTGGTGCTGGCCCTGACCGGAGGCGAAGCGCTCTACGCCGACATGGGCCACTTCGGCCGGCGGCCGATCCGCTGGGCGTGGTTCGGGCTGGTGCTGCCGGCGCTGACGCTCAATTATTTCGGCCAGGGTGCGCTGTTGCTGGCCAACCCGGCCGCAGTGGAAAACCCGTTCTTCAACCTGGCACCGTCCTGGGGCACCCTGCCGCTGGTGGTGCTGGCGACGGCCGCCACGGTGATCGCATCGCAGGCGGTGATTTCCGGTGCCTATTCGCTGACCCGCCAGGCCGTGCAGCTCGGCTACTGCCCGCGGGTGGACATCCGCCACACTTCCGAGCGCGAAATCGGCCAGATCTACATCCCGGTGGTCAACTGGGCGTTGCTGGCCGCCGTGGTGCTGGTCATCCTGGTGTTCGGCACCTCCTCGTCGCTGGCTGCGGCCTACGGCATCGCCGTGACCGGCACCATGGTACTGACCACGCTGCTGGCTTTCGTGGTGTCGCGCTACCGCTGGCGCTGGCCGCTGTGGGCCTCGCTGCTGGTCACCGGCTTTTTCCTGACGCTCGACCTGTCGTTCTTCAGCGCCAACATCCTCAAGGTGCTGGACGGCGGCTGGCTGCCGCTCCTGATGGGCCTGCTGATCTTCACCCTGCTGACCACCTGGAAGCGCGGCCGCGAAATCCTGTACGAGCGCCTGTTTGCCGACGAGCTGCCGCTGGACGATTTCATCGGCAACCTGGAAGCCTACCCGCCGACCCGGGTCGAGGGTACGGCCGTGTTCATGACCGGTTCGACCGAGGGCATTCCGCATGCGCTGCTGCACAACCTCAAGCACAACAAGGTACTGCACCAGCGTGTGGTGCTGATGACGATCAAGAACCTCGACGAGCCTTACGTCAACGACGACACCCGCGTCCACATCCGCCAGCTGTCGCCGTCGTTCTGGCAGGTGGTGGCCCGCTACGGTTTCAAGGAAAGCCCGGGCATTCCGCAGGTGCTGGCGTTGTGTGCCGAACAGGAACTGGTATTCGAGGAAATGGACACCTCGTTCTTCCTGTCGCGCGAAACCCTGGTCTCGACCCGACGACCCGGCATGGCACGCTGGCGTGAAAAGCTGTTCGCCATCATGTCGCGCAATGCCACGCGGGTCACCGACTACTTCCACATCCCGGCCAACCGCGTGGTCGAGATGGGAACAATGGTCGAGATCTGA
- the leuS gene encoding leucine--tRNA ligase, with amino-acid sequence MHEQYQPRDIEVAAQQKWEKTAAFKAVEDTSRPKYYCLSMFPYPSGKLHMGHVRNYTIGDVLSRYMALKGYNVLQPMGWDAFGMPAENAALKNQVAPAAWTYSNIEYMKTQLKSLGFAIDWEREVTTCKPDYYRWEQWLFTRLFEKGVIYRKNGVVNWDPVDQTVLANEQVIDGRGWRSGALVEKREIPMYYFGITQYADELLSDLDTLDWPPQVATMQRNWIGKSFGADVRFAYDEASIGSAGELTVYTTRPDTLMGATYVAVAAEHPLATQAAANDPALQAFIARCKAGSVAEADMATMEKEGMPTGLFVVHPLTGEKLPVWVANYVLMSYGSGAVMAVPAHDERDFAFANKYALPVRQVITLKEGDATFDASTWQDWYATKDDSTRLVNSGKYDGLGFQGAFDAIVADLAAKAAGEKKTQYRLRDWGISRQRYWGCPIPIIHCDSCGDVPVPADQLPVVLPENVVPDGSGNPLAKMPEFYETTCPCCGKPARRETDTMDTFVESSWYFARYASPDCATGMVDDRARYWLNVDQYIGGIEHAILHLLYARFFNKLMRDEGLLANDEPFQRLLTQGMVVCETFYRDLDNGSKEWITPADVVIERDGKGKIIAATHKADGLPVVVGGIEKMSKSKNNGVDPQALIEQYGADTARLFMMFAAPPSQSLEWSDAGVEGAYRFLKRLYKIVSEYVAGGVAERFVAGELTADEKALRLKLHTTIQKVSDDFGVRQQFNTAIAAVMELLNLFDRTEASRAVRQEVLESVVVLLSPIVPHICETLWSALKPGSELLAQRWPEVDPAALVQDEIELVVQVNGKLRGSVRVAADAGRDVIEAAALAHEQVRKFMDGQPAKKVIVVPGRLVNIVV; translated from the coding sequence ATGCACGAACAGTACCAGCCCCGCGACATTGAGGTCGCCGCCCAGCAGAAATGGGAAAAGACCGCCGCCTTCAAGGCCGTGGAAGATACCAGCCGCCCGAAATACTACTGCCTGTCGATGTTCCCCTACCCGTCGGGCAAGCTGCACATGGGCCATGTGCGCAACTACACCATCGGCGACGTGCTGTCGCGCTACATGGCGCTCAAGGGCTACAACGTGTTGCAGCCGATGGGCTGGGACGCCTTCGGCATGCCGGCGGAAAACGCCGCCCTCAAGAACCAGGTCGCACCGGCTGCCTGGACCTACTCGAACATCGAGTACATGAAGACCCAGCTCAAGAGCCTTGGCTTTGCCATCGACTGGGAGCGCGAAGTCACCACCTGCAAGCCGGACTACTACCGCTGGGAGCAGTGGCTGTTCACCCGCCTGTTTGAAAAGGGCGTGATCTACCGCAAGAACGGCGTGGTGAACTGGGACCCGGTCGACCAGACCGTACTCGCCAACGAACAGGTGATCGACGGCCGCGGCTGGCGCTCCGGGGCGCTGGTGGAAAAGCGCGAAATCCCGATGTACTACTTCGGCATCACCCAGTACGCCGACGAACTGTTGTCCGACCTCGACACCCTCGACTGGCCGCCGCAGGTCGCCACCATGCAGCGCAACTGGATAGGCAAGAGCTTTGGCGCCGACGTGCGCTTTGCCTACGACGAAGCCAGCATCGGCAGCGCCGGCGAGCTGACCGTCTACACCACCCGTCCGGATACCCTGATGGGCGCTACCTACGTCGCCGTCGCCGCCGAACACCCGCTGGCCACCCAGGCTGCCGCGAACGATCCGGCACTCCAGGCCTTCATCGCCAGATGCAAGGCCGGCTCGGTTGCCGAAGCCGACATGGCAACCATGGAAAAGGAAGGCATGCCGACCGGCCTCTTTGTCGTGCATCCGCTCACCGGCGAAAAACTGCCGGTCTGGGTCGCCAACTACGTACTGATGAGCTACGGCTCCGGTGCGGTGATGGCGGTACCGGCGCACGACGAGCGCGACTTTGCCTTCGCCAACAAGTACGCCCTGCCGGTCCGGCAGGTCATCACCCTCAAGGAGGGCGACGCCACCTTCGACGCCAGCACCTGGCAGGACTGGTACGCCACCAAGGACGACAGCACCCGCCTCGTCAACTCGGGCAAGTACGACGGACTCGGTTTCCAGGGCGCCTTTGACGCCATCGTCGCCGACCTCGCCGCCAAGGCTGCCGGGGAAAAGAAAACCCAGTACCGCCTGCGCGACTGGGGTATCAGCCGCCAGCGTTACTGGGGCTGCCCGATCCCGATCATCCACTGCGACAGCTGCGGCGACGTGCCGGTCCCGGCCGACCAGCTGCCGGTGGTGCTGCCGGAAAACGTGGTGCCGGACGGCAGCGGCAACCCGCTGGCCAAGATGCCCGAATTCTACGAAACCACCTGCCCGTGCTGCGGCAAGCCGGCGCGGCGCGAAACCGACACCATGGATACCTTCGTGGAGTCGAGCTGGTACTTTGCCCGCTACGCCTCGCCCGACTGCGCCACCGGCATGGTCGACGACCGCGCCCGCTACTGGCTCAACGTCGACCAGTACATCGGCGGCATCGAACACGCCATCCTGCACCTCCTGTACGCGCGCTTCTTCAACAAGCTGATGCGCGACGAAGGCCTGCTCGCCAACGACGAACCGTTCCAGAGGCTGCTGACCCAGGGCATGGTGGTATGCGAAACCTTCTACCGTGACCTCGACAACGGCAGCAAGGAATGGATCACCCCGGCCGACGTGGTCATCGAACGCGACGGAAAGGGCAAGATCATTGCCGCCACCCACAAGGCCGACGGCCTGCCGGTCGTGGTCGGCGGCATCGAGAAGATGTCGAAGTCGAAGAACAACGGCGTCGACCCGCAGGCACTGATCGAACAGTACGGCGCCGACACCGCGCGTCTCTTCATGATGTTTGCCGCACCGCCGAGCCAGTCGCTCGAATGGTCGGACGCCGGCGTGGAAGGGGCGTACCGCTTCCTCAAGCGCCTCTACAAGATCGTGAGCGAATACGTCGCTGGCGGTGTAGCCGAACGCTTCGTGGCCGGCGAGCTGACCGCCGACGAAAAGGCCCTGCGCCTGAAGCTGCACACCACCATCCAGAAGGTCAGCGACGACTTCGGCGTACGCCAGCAGTTCAACACCGCCATCGCCGCCGTGATGGAACTTCTCAACCTCTTTGACCGCACCGAAGCCTCGCGCGCCGTCAGGCAGGAAGTACTGGAAAGCGTGGTGGTCCTGCTGTCGCCGATCGTGCCGCACATCTGCGAAACCCTGTGGAGCGCGCTCAAGCCCGGCAGCGAACTGCTGGCCCAGCGCTGGCCGGAAGTCGATCCGGCGGCCCTGGTGCAGGACGAAATCGAGCTGGTGGTGCAGGTCAACGGCAAGCTGCGCGGTTCGGTCCGCGTGGCCGCTGACGCCGGCCGCGACGTGATCGAGGCCGCCGCCCTGGCGCACGAACAGGTCCGCAAGTTCATGGACGGCCAGCCGGCCAAAAAAGTGATCGTGGTCCCGGGCCGCCTCGTCAACATCGTGGTCTGA
- a CDS encoding LPS-assembly lipoprotein LptE has translation MTVVPRALWAALLALGLTACGFHLRGTPADTTLRPLPFQSVYVVPGAALVAQIDRQLKFQPNLARVSTPQAAQAVLRVTNEQQLKETATLNRAGQISEYRLIYRATVTVTQNGRQLGEPITVSASQNFPYSESSVLGKAEEELTVWKALREGAAQLLMYRLAALKPADDKTPPATAPASAD, from the coding sequence ATGACCGTAGTCCCTCGCGCCCTGTGGGCCGCCCTGCTGGCCCTTGGCCTGACTGCCTGCGGCTTTCACCTGCGCGGCACGCCGGCTGACACCACCCTGCGGCCACTGCCGTTCCAGTCGGTCTATGTCGTGCCGGGCGCCGCCCTCGTGGCACAGATCGACCGCCAGCTGAAATTCCAGCCCAACCTGGCCCGGGTCTCCACGCCGCAGGCAGCGCAGGCGGTCCTGCGCGTGACCAACGAGCAGCAGCTCAAGGAAACCGCCACCCTCAACCGGGCCGGCCAGATCAGCGAATACCGCCTGATCTACCGCGCCACGGTCACGGTGACCCAGAACGGCCGCCAGCTGGGCGAGCCGATCACGGTCAGCGCGTCGCAGAACTTCCCGTACAGCGAAAGCTCGGTGCTCGGCAAGGCCGAAGAAGAACTGACGGTCTGGAAAGCCCTGCGCGAAGGCGCCGCCCAGTTGCTGATGTACCGCCTCGCAGCCCTGAAGCCGGCGGACGACAAGACTCCGCCAGCCACCGCACCAGCCAGCGCCGACTGA
- the holA gene encoding DNA polymerase III subunit delta: protein MQKRLDELDRLLAAGLAPLYVIHGDEMLLALEAADAIRAAARAAGHLEREVLTVEGHFDWSLLTAAAGSSSLFADRKLLEIHLPSGKPGTEGAEALVRLAARLPDDTVTLVLLPRLDKTQQASKWFKALDSAGVTLAAQAVERRELPGWISRRLARQQQSLTPEALAFMADRVEGNLLAARQEIDKLALLHPPGELELAALQAAVADVARFDVFQLNAAWLAGETARVARMLAGLEAEGEAPVLALWSVAEELRSLIRIRIGLRDGKPMAQLLRENRMWGERQRLAEPALRRLGQARLQAALSECAAIDRAIKGAGPGEPWRRLEALLVGLCRTN from the coding sequence ATGCAGAAACGTCTGGACGAGCTCGACCGCCTGCTGGCAGCCGGGCTGGCACCGCTGTATGTCATTCACGGTGACGAAATGCTGCTGGCACTGGAGGCCGCCGACGCCATCCGGGCCGCAGCCCGCGCCGCCGGCCATCTGGAACGCGAGGTGCTGACGGTCGAGGGCCATTTCGACTGGTCACTCCTCACCGCGGCAGCGGGCAGCAGCTCGCTGTTTGCCGACAGGAAGCTGCTGGAAATCCACCTGCCGTCCGGCAAGCCCGGCACCGAGGGCGCCGAGGCGCTGGTGCGGCTGGCCGCCCGCCTGCCGGACGACACCGTGACGCTGGTGCTGCTGCCGCGTCTGGACAAGACCCAGCAGGCCAGCAAGTGGTTCAAGGCGCTCGACAGCGCCGGCGTGACGCTGGCCGCCCAGGCCGTCGAGCGGCGTGAACTGCCGGGCTGGATCAGCCGCCGGCTGGCCCGCCAGCAGCAGTCGCTGACGCCGGAGGCGCTGGCCTTCATGGCCGACCGGGTCGAAGGCAACCTGCTGGCGGCCCGCCAGGAAATCGACAAGCTCGCCCTGCTGCATCCACCGGGCGAACTGGAGCTGGCCGCGTTGCAGGCCGCCGTGGCCGACGTTGCCCGCTTTGACGTTTTCCAGCTCAACGCCGCATGGCTCGCCGGCGAAACCGCCCGCGTCGCCCGCATGCTGGCCGGGCTGGAGGCCGAGGGTGAAGCCCCGGTGCTGGCCTTGTGGTCGGTGGCCGAAGAGCTGCGCAGCCTGATCCGCATCCGCATCGGCCTGCGCGACGGCAAGCCGATGGCCCAGCTCCTGCGCGAAAACCGCATGTGGGGCGAGCGCCAGCGGCTGGCCGAACCGGCCCTGCGGCGACTGGGGCAGGCACGCCTGCAGGCCGCCCTGTCCGAGTGTGCGGCCATCGACCGGGCCATCAAGGGTGCCGGTCCCGGAGAGCCATGGCGCCGGCTGGAGGCCCTGCTCGTCGGACTGTGCAGGACAAACTGA